A DNA window from Patescibacteria group bacterium contains the following coding sequences:
- a CDS encoding iron ABC transporter permease → MDKKIVRWIFWVLVLAGALLGIGILSLSIGPAGIPVKKIASLISEGKGTTEYSILFDIRLPRIILGFAIGGALSLVGVILQGMFRNPLVEPYTLGISGGAAIGVCLNILLRLHRAWGVLTLPLFGFLGSVTVIILVYSISVRRGILKMQGLLLTGVMISFISSSLIMLIMSISRTEDLHGIVFWIMGSLEEPDWFLIKLTCGVSIFGLIGSYLFCFDLNALSLGEEEALHLGINVEKTKRLLFIIASLLTGFSVSIAGIIGFVGLVVPHFMRMFVGSDHRVLLIGSFLCGAGFLIFCDTLARTIISPMELPVGVITGILGGSLFVYALTKKKTVLGER, encoded by the coding sequence ATGGATAAGAAAATAGTTCGCTGGATTTTCTGGGTATTGGTTTTGGCAGGGGCCCTTTTAGGAATAGGCATTCTTTCTTTATCTATTGGTCCGGCTGGGATACCTGTTAAGAAAATTGCCTCATTAATTTCAGAAGGCAAAGGCACTACTGAATATAGCATCCTCTTTGATATTCGTTTACCCCGCATTATCTTAGGTTTTGCTATCGGAGGGGCATTGAGTCTGGTGGGTGTAATCCTGCAAGGGATGTTTCGCAATCCCTTAGTTGAGCCATATACCTTGGGTATCTCAGGCGGAGCAGCAATCGGGGTGTGTTTAAATATTCTCTTAAGATTACACCGGGCCTGGGGCGTCTTGACTTTGCCCCTTTTTGGTTTTTTAGGTTCGGTTACGGTAATAATACTTGTTTATTCAATAAGCGTAAGAAGGGGCATATTAAAAATGCAAGGGCTCCTATTAACAGGGGTGATGATAAGTTTTATCTCTTCATCTTTGATAATGCTGATTATGTCCATTTCGCGCACAGAAGACCTTCACGGGATTGTTTTCTGGATAATGGGGTCCTTAGAGGAACCCGACTGGTTTCTTATAAAATTGACCTGTGGAGTCTCTATTTTTGGCTTGATTGGTTCTTACCTTTTTTGTTTCGACCTCAATGCCCTTTCTTTGGGCGAAGAAGAGGCCTTGCATTTGGGTATCAATGTAGAAAAGACAAAGCGCTTACTTTTCATTATCGCCTCTTTGCTTACAGGTTTTAGTGTATCTATAGCGGGAATAATTGGCTTTGTGGGTTTGGTAGTTCCCCATTTTATGCGTATGTTTGTCGGTAGCGACCATCGGGTTCTTTTAATTGGCTCATTCTTGTGTGGAGCGGGTTTTTTAATCTTTTGTGATACTTTAGCCAGAACCATCATTTCTCCTATGGAATTACCCGTGGGTGTAATTACGGGCATATTGGGCGGAAGCCTTTTTGTTTATGCCTTGACTAAAAAGAAGACTGTTTTGGGAGAAAGGTAA
- a CDS encoding ABC transporter substrate-binding protein: MPVYHINQKLKLLLCRCFAILVLLYAAAITYAQDNYPQRIISLGSAITEELYILGIEDRLIGCSVYCQKPLEAKRKEKVGTAIEVNLEKIVALRPDLVLATSLTTPKAKEKLKNLGIKVVTFAEAKNFSEICEHFLELGRIVGKENEAKTVIGIARDKVDSVKNKVKEFEKPKVFIQLGTRPLVTVTKDSFVNDFIEFAGGINSAQGSKNNRYSREKVLKDDPDVIIIVTMGLVGKEEKEIWRRYKSLKAVKNNRIYIVDSDNFCSPTPLSFVQALEEMAKILHLQNG; the protein is encoded by the coding sequence ATGCCAGTTTATCACATAAATCAAAAATTAAAGTTATTACTATGCCGGTGTTTCGCCATTCTTGTGCTTTTATATGCCGCAGCTATAACCTATGCGCAGGACAACTATCCGCAGAGAATAATTTCTTTAGGTTCGGCTATAACTGAAGAGCTCTACATTTTAGGAATAGAAGATAGATTAATAGGCTGCTCAGTTTATTGCCAAAAGCCGCTTGAGGCAAAAAGGAAAGAGAAGGTAGGCACAGCAATAGAAGTTAATTTGGAAAAAATTGTTGCTCTTCGGCCCGATTTGGTATTGGCCACATCTTTAACCACTCCAAAGGCAAAAGAGAAATTGAAAAATTTAGGAATAAAAGTAGTTACTTTTGCTGAGGCAAAAAACTTCAGCGAGATTTGCGAACATTTTTTGGAATTAGGCAGAATTGTGGGCAAAGAAAACGAGGCTAAAACTGTTATAGGCATCGCCAGAGACAAAGTGGATTCTGTAAAAAATAAGGTTAAGGAATTTGAGAAACCCAAAGTTTTCATTCAACTGGGAACCAGGCCCTTAGTTACCGTAACCAAAGACTCTTTTGTTAACGACTTTATCGAATTTGCCGGGGGAATAAATAGCGCACAAGGTTCAAAGAACAACCGCTACTCAAGAGAAAAAGTCCTTAAAGATGACCCCGATGTCATAATTATTGTAACTATGGGCCTTGTAGGGAAAGAGGAAAAGGAGATTTGGAGAAGATATAAGAGCTTAAAGGCTGTAAAGAATAATCGGATTTATATTGTCGATTCTGACAATTTTTGTAGTCCTACGCCCCTAAGCTTTGTTCAAGCTTTAGAGGAAATGGCTAAAATCTTACATCTCCAAAATGGATAA